The Candidatus Binatus sp. DNA segment CGATGCGAAATCGATTGCGCCATCACACATCGCGGGTTCACGTCCGTTTGTTAACAGGATGACTCGCAACCTGATAGTCTCGTATCTATGGCGACCACGCCGCCTGCTTGCACGCTATTACCACAGTAATCACGTCGCGAATCGATAGGATAGTTGTGATCAACGACGTCATTCGGTCTCGCTCCGGCCCCTGTCATCGACCTGAGTAAATCTACTTCTTAACCTTCGTCTTCACGGTCCGTGCCGATGATCCGTAGCGCTTACTGAAACATTTGCGACATCGGCGATCGCGCCGCTTGATAAAGCTAGGGGCCAAGTCATTGCTCCCGCAATAGCGGCAGACGAGCTTGTCCGATGTCGAACTTCTGGTTGAGTTCGCCGTCGGACGTTGTCTCTTAGGTTTTTTTGAAGTTCCTTTCTTATCGACCTTCTTAGTTTCAGCACGCACCGCGTTCGGCTGACCACTCTTGGAGGGTACAGAGCGTTCGGTTAAGACTTCGGTCCTGCTTCCATCTGTCAATTTCGAGCTATCCATTCGCTGTATTTCTCCTAAGCCATATCGGCTCGCAACGGATGTTTGCCAAATTGCCTTCAATACCTTAAATGCATCTGTGCCGACCTTGTTTGATAATCGCAACCAAACAGGTTCATGGTTGCAGCGCGCCAGGATTTCTCGCGGGGATTGAATAAACCGCTTGCGCCGCCGCCGCATCGCCAGGCGGCGTCATTGGAGGACGCAACATGAGTACGATAACAGGGCCGATCTCGGGTGGCGCTCACGGATGGCCGTTTGGAGGCTATTTCGGCGAGATGGGGCTGCGCGGCTATCTCGAGGAAGAATTTTTCCTTGCGGGCACTGCAAAACGATATAAGCCTGTCGGTACGCACGGTAACGACGGCAAGTGGGCGGTGGAAGGGGCGGGCGAAGGGCCCTTCAAAACGCGCATCCTGGTAAAGCGGCCGAAGGACCCCGCCAAATTCAACGGAACCGTGGTCGTCGAGTGGGCGAACGTCACAATAGGTCACGAACTCATTATTGCCGATCTGCCGGGCATCTATGACGGCTTTGCCCATGTTTCCGTATCCGCGCAGTTCGTCGGTCTCCACGGATTCGAGGAGAACCCGATGGGACTGGTGGCATGGGACAAGGAAAGATATGGATCACTTTCCCATCCCGGAGATTCGTATTCATACGATATCTTCTCGCAGGCGGGACGCGCGGTGGGACGGGACCGCGAGCGCAGCGGAGTCGATCCGATCGGCGGTCTCAAGGTGCGGGATCTGATCGCCACCGGCGCCTCGCAATCGGGAGCGCGCATCCTCGCATACATAAATGCGATCGCGCCAAAAGAGCGCGTGTTCGACGCCCTCATGCCGCTCATCATAGGCGGGATGGCTTCCGGCTTTGACGACACGATTCTCGACCCAATTAAGATCTTTGCGATGCCTCCGGGAGAGCTTGCGAAGCTGATGCGGCCCTCTACCAAAATTCGGAACGATCTCAAAATTCCGGTGATGCTGGTTAATTCGGAAAGCGAGACATTGGGCTGCTTTCCATGCCGGCAGCCTGACACTGATATATTCCGGTTCTGGGAAGTCGCCGGCTCGTCTCACGCACCGCAGGGGATGACAGAAATCATGGACCAGAAGACCAAGCGCGACGGTGTCTACTTGAATCAGTTCGAGGGGGTCAGTCCCAGCATCGTGATGTGGAGTCCTGCGGCTGATGCGGCGATCGCGCACGTCAAACGGTGGATCGAGGGCGGCGCACTGCCGCCCACGCAACCGATGATCGCCGTGTCCGGAAATCCGCCCGCAATTGAACGCGACGGCCATGGCATCGCCAAGGGAGGCGTGCGCCTGCCCGATGTGGAGGCGCCGATCGGCTGCAATACCGGTTACAACGCAGGGGCGGGTCTCGAGGCGCTGGTGGGATCCACGCAGCCATTCTCGCCTGAAAGGCTCAAGGGGCTCTACCAAAGCCACGAGGCTTATGTGACGAAGGTAACGGCGGCGGCGAAGGCAGCCCGCGATGCTGGAGTCATCCTGCCCGAAGCTGAGAGCGACTACATCCAAAAGGCTAAAGCTTCAGAGATCCTGGAGTGACGGGATCGACCTAGTTCGATTAAGGCAACTTAGATTCGCATGGCGTTCTGCTGATCTCGACGAAGACGACGCTCGAAGGAGACGACAAATGGGAAGGGCTGATCAGATACCCGACCGCGGGATGGAATTTGACCCGAGCGCTCTACGCGAAAAGTACCGGCAGGAGCGCGACAAGCGCCTACGGCAAAACGGCAACAAGCAATATATCGATACCGCAGGACAATTCGCGCGCTACTCTGAGGTCGATCCTTATGTAGAGCCCGGATTCAACCGCGAGCCGCTGACCGACGAAGTCGAGGTCGCGATCATCGGTGGCGGTTTCTGCGGCCTGCTGGCTGGTGCTCGACTGCGAGAAGCGGGCGTCGAAGGCCTCCGCATCATCGAAGCGGGCGGTGACTTCGGCGGTACCTGGTACTGGAACCGTTATCCCGGCTGCCAATGCGACGTCGAGTCGTATATCTACCTCCCGCTCATCGAAGAGTTGGGGTACATGCCGAAAGAGAAGTACGCCTACGCCAAGGAGATCTTCGAACACTCGCAGCGCATCGCGAAGGCCTACGGTCTTTACGACGACACCTGTTTCCAGACGCGGGTGACGGAGATGCGCTGGGACGGATCAATCAAGCGCTGGATCATTCGTACCAACCGCAATGATGCTATGAAGGCGCGATTCGTGATCTCGGCTGTGGGCGGCGTCAGCAAGGCCAAGCTTCCCGGCGTCCCCGGCATCGAGACATTCGAAGGCCACAGCTTTCATACCACTCGGTGGGACTACGACTATACGGGCGGCGACACCACCGGCAATCTGCACAAGCTGGGGGATAAGCGCGTTGCGATCATCGGCACCGGTGCGACCGCCATCCAATGCGTGCCGTATGTCGGCAAATACGCCAAGCAGACCTACGTCTTCCAGCGGACTCCGTCGTTCGTAGATCTTCGTCGCAACCAGCCGACGGATCCCAAATGGGCAGAGACGCTTAAGCCCGGCTGGCAACGGGAGCGTGCGGAGAACTTCGCCGAAATCCTCTCGGGCCGGCCCGTCGCCGAGGATCTAGTCAATGACGGATGGACGGACATCTTTCGCAACAACATCGCGTCGGGATTCGTGCTGAGTTCCGAGAGGGCACAGGCGGCACCGGAAGACCTAGCCTTGCGCGCCGAGCTGGCGGACTTTCAGAAGATGAACTCAATTCGGGCGCGAGTGGACCAGAT contains these protein-coding regions:
- a CDS encoding alpha/beta hydrolase domain-containing protein; its protein translation is MSTITGPISGGAHGWPFGGYFGEMGLRGYLEEEFFLAGTAKRYKPVGTHGNDGKWAVEGAGEGPFKTRILVKRPKDPAKFNGTVVVEWANVTIGHELIIADLPGIYDGFAHVSVSAQFVGLHGFEENPMGLVAWDKERYGSLSHPGDSYSYDIFSQAGRAVGRDRERSGVDPIGGLKVRDLIATGASQSGARILAYINAIAPKERVFDALMPLIIGGMASGFDDTILDPIKIFAMPPGELAKLMRPSTKIRNDLKIPVMLVNSESETLGCFPCRQPDTDIFRFWEVAGSSHAPQGMTEIMDQKTKRDGVYLNQFEGVSPSIVMWSPAADAAIAHVKRWIEGGALPPTQPMIAVSGNPPAIERDGHGIAKGGVRLPDVEAPIGCNTGYNAGAGLEALVGSTQPFSPERLKGLYQSHEAYVTKVTAAAKAARDAGVILPEAESDYIQKAKASEILE
- a CDS encoding NAD(P)/FAD-dependent oxidoreductase translates to MGRADQIPDRGMEFDPSALREKYRQERDKRLRQNGNKQYIDTAGQFARYSEVDPYVEPGFNREPLTDEVEVAIIGGGFCGLLAGARLREAGVEGLRIIEAGGDFGGTWYWNRYPGCQCDVESYIYLPLIEELGYMPKEKYAYAKEIFEHSQRIAKAYGLYDDTCFQTRVTEMRWDGSIKRWIIRTNRNDAMKARFVISAVGGVSKAKLPGVPGIETFEGHSFHTTRWDYDYTGGDTTGNLHKLGDKRVAIIGTGATAIQCVPYVGKYAKQTYVFQRTPSFVDLRRNQPTDPKWAETLKPGWQRERAENFAEILSGRPVAEDLVNDGWTDIFRNNIASGFVLSSERAQAAPEDLALRAELADFQKMNSIRARVDQIVENKEVAEALKPWYRVFCKRPTFNDEYLPTFNRPNVTLIDVSEAKGIERITSKGIVANGVEYEVDCIIYATGFDIGSFIRTARFEVYGRDGRVLSDYYKDGLRTLHGHSTSGFPSWFFIGVGQNALSANMTSMFDDQARHVAYIIKEVRNRGAVAVEATPEAEQAWVETIRGLVASSKDFLSACTPGYYNNEGDTSSIGIFDQIYTPGINQFNALLAEWRKKGDLEGMQLHK